The following coding sequences lie in one Silvanigrella aquatica genomic window:
- the sohB gene encoding protease SohB, which yields MSPSLFNWFQLTLAFFGVIGLFLLFIGILALITLRKKKLNQEIKINVKNLNKIYEESKNKILNEILSESELKEIEKKEKIEAKEKKKLEKAESKKETPKEQPKRVFVLDFNGDIAASAVTVFREQVTALLQTARTCDEIVIRLESPGGMVHSYGLASSQIARIKDHKIPLTICVDKVAASGGYMMACLADKIIAAPFAIIGSIGVIASLPNLNKLLNKNDIEYLEITAGEYKRTLTPLGEITEKKKAKFQEQIEDVHTLFKNHVQKYRNTVDLDVVATGEYWYGLKALELKLVDELKTTDDYLLECSKNYQVYQIFTPKKESLRDKLTGSVQAIVNSTIEKSIAKNEQNYPLLM from the coding sequence ATGTCCCCATCGCTTTTTAACTGGTTTCAACTCACACTCGCCTTTTTTGGTGTTATTGGTTTATTCCTTCTTTTCATTGGGATTTTAGCCTTAATTACTTTGAGAAAGAAAAAATTAAATCAAGAAATAAAAATTAATGTTAAGAATTTAAATAAAATATATGAAGAAAGTAAAAATAAAATATTAAATGAAATATTATCAGAATCAGAATTAAAAGAAATTGAAAAAAAAGAAAAAATTGAAGCTAAAGAAAAAAAGAAATTAGAAAAAGCTGAAAGTAAAAAAGAAACTCCCAAGGAACAACCTAAAAGAGTTTTTGTGCTAGATTTTAACGGAGATATTGCCGCAAGCGCCGTCACCGTTTTTAGAGAACAGGTCACAGCACTTTTGCAGACAGCACGTACCTGCGATGAAATTGTTATTCGACTTGAAAGTCCCGGCGGTATGGTTCATTCGTATGGCTTAGCGTCATCGCAAATTGCGCGTATAAAAGACCACAAAATTCCGCTTACGATCTGTGTTGATAAAGTTGCAGCCAGTGGCGGCTACATGATGGCCTGTCTTGCAGATAAAATTATTGCTGCACCTTTTGCTATTATTGGTTCCATTGGGGTTATTGCTAGCTTGCCCAATTTAAATAAATTACTGAATAAAAATGATATTGAATATCTTGAAATCACAGCAGGGGAATATAAAAGAACACTCACACCACTAGGAGAAATTACGGAAAAGAAAAAAGCAAAATTCCAAGAACAAATTGAAGATGTCCATACTTTATTTAAAAATCATGTGCAAAAATATCGTAACACTGTAGATCTTGATGTGGTTGCTACCGGTGAATATTGGTATGGATTAAAGGCACTCGAACTTAAATTAGTAGATGAACTTAAAACAACGGACGATTACCTATTGGAATGTAGTAAGAATTATCAAGTTTATCAAATTTTTACTCCTAAAAAAGAATCCCTACGTG
- a CDS encoding protein-disulfide reductase DsbD family protein yields MRQKKTRLLKIYLLSFLTLFINLLVQNSTGAEELFSPTQSENHELNNNIKIQDVIEFKVLKIELLSKSKIYIQLNTKNNFKIYEDKLKFSFLPENSLPFVIKYQAEKPSQKYLDPFYKTQKNIFKNGSVFIVEINHSPNQNDILEIKVQACSQSVCLVPSSLFLNIIEGKTSQADKNKSAFNTNLENHGSFFQNKAQNIQNEIKLIENMESNSSEKITLLNDNIALKIQNAIKQGSWILFPALFLAGLLMNLTPCVYPMIPITLNVMAQFGDKGKTKKKLKSLPFIYVGGMILTYSLLGVFAGMTGSIFGSHLANPIVNWFVAILMFVLGLSMLGLFQFTAIQSLAHKIPLAQNYPRAAVATMGAVSGFISAPCTGPVLSTILLLIAQNKNPLTGFTYMFFFSLGFGIPYIALGYFSQRISKLPKFPRAVHFVKIFFAALMFALALYYVRTPFQKIPIIQEIYSKPHYFTLSIVFMLSITFIILTPKKDLIGKLSRIGLTLSCTFLALWLTLASTNSFYNLSNKSIIEENISDKNSIHWTYNFDDAVKKAKKTGKPILFDIWAEWCTACMEMKETTWKDPQLIQYINDHFIAVELNFTDTSDEIQKLIARWEINGLPAVGILNSQSQFDQKPDILFQGFVPASKILNTPFNIYSKN; encoded by the coding sequence GTGCGTCAAAAAAAGACTAGATTATTAAAAATTTATTTATTATCGTTTCTCACTTTATTTATAAATTTATTAGTTCAAAATTCAACAGGGGCAGAGGAATTATTTTCTCCAACACAATCAGAAAATCATGAATTAAATAATAATATAAAAATTCAAGATGTTATTGAATTTAAAGTTTTAAAAATAGAGTTATTATCGAAATCTAAAATTTATATTCAATTGAATACAAAAAATAATTTTAAAATTTATGAAGACAAATTAAAATTTAGTTTTTTACCAGAAAACAGTCTTCCTTTTGTCATAAAATACCAAGCAGAAAAACCTTCTCAAAAATATTTAGACCCCTTTTATAAAACACAAAAAAATATTTTTAAAAATGGATCTGTTTTTATAGTAGAAATAAATCACAGCCCAAATCAAAATGATATACTTGAAATTAAAGTACAAGCTTGCTCACAATCCGTTTGCCTTGTTCCTTCTTCACTTTTCTTAAATATTATAGAAGGCAAAACATCACAGGCTGATAAAAATAAATCCGCGTTTAATACAAATTTAGAAAATCATGGCTCTTTTTTTCAAAATAAAGCTCAAAATATTCAAAATGAAATAAAGCTCATTGAAAATATGGAATCTAATTCCTCTGAAAAAATCACTCTTCTTAATGATAATATTGCTCTCAAAATCCAAAATGCCATTAAGCAGGGGAGTTGGATTCTATTTCCTGCACTGTTTCTCGCAGGACTCCTCATGAATTTAACACCATGTGTCTACCCTATGATCCCTATTACATTAAATGTCATGGCACAGTTTGGAGATAAAGGAAAAACAAAGAAAAAATTAAAATCCTTACCCTTCATATATGTGGGAGGAATGATATTAACATACTCACTTCTTGGTGTCTTTGCTGGTATGACAGGGAGCATTTTTGGTTCACATTTAGCTAATCCTATTGTCAACTGGTTCGTTGCTATTTTAATGTTTGTTTTAGGTTTATCAATGCTTGGATTATTTCAATTTACCGCAATTCAATCCCTAGCACATAAAATTCCTTTAGCTCAAAACTATCCTCGCGCTGCTGTGGCCACAATGGGAGCCGTAAGTGGATTTATTTCAGCTCCTTGCACAGGTCCCGTATTAAGTACCATTTTATTACTTATTGCCCAAAATAAAAATCCTCTTACAGGATTTACTTATATGTTTTTTTTCTCATTAGGTTTTGGTATTCCCTATATTGCCTTAGGTTATTTTAGTCAACGCATCAGCAAGTTGCCCAAATTTCCAAGAGCCGTTCATTTTGTTAAAATATTTTTTGCCGCACTGATGTTTGCACTGGCATTGTATTATGTGAGAACTCCCTTTCAAAAAATTCCTATTATCCAGGAAATTTATAGCAAACCACATTATTTCACATTAAGTATTGTTTTTATGTTGAGTATTACTTTTATAATTCTCACACCTAAAAAAGATCTTATTGGCAAATTATCAAGAATAGGCTTAACATTAAGCTGTACTTTTTTAGCATTATGGTTAACATTAGCGTCCACAAATAGTTTTTATAACCTAAGTAACAAAAGTATTATAGAAGAAAATATTTCAGACAAAAATTCAATTCATTGGACATATAATTTTGATGACGCTGTTAAAAAAGCTAAAAAAACGGGGAAACCTATTTTATTCGATATTTGGGCTGAGTGGTGCACCGCTTGTATGGAAATGAAGGAAACAACCTGGAAAGATCCTCAACTCATTCAATATATCAATGATCATTTTATTGCTGTCGAACTCAATTTCACAGATACATCAGATGAAATTCAAAAATTGATCGCGCGTTGGGAAATAAATGGACTGCCCGCCGTTGGAATATTGAATTCCCAATCTCAATTCGATCAAAAGCCAGATATTTTGTTTCAAGGTTTTGTTCCCGCTTCTAAAATTTTAAATACACCTTTTAATATTTATTCTAAAAACTGA
- the gpmI gene encoding 2,3-bisphosphoglycerate-independent phosphoglycerate mutase: MGNTKSFQLNRVSPSKGNRKILTIVMDGVGYTNPGANITSEMSNEKGILPSESFLTGNAVNAAYTPNLQRLVSCSLFRTLKAHGTAVGLPSDDDMGNSEVGHNALGAGRIFAQGAKLVNAALESGNLFKGDAWQKVVNREDLKNKTATLHLCGLLSDGNVHSHIDHLFALIKGAKKEGVKKIRLHMLLDGRDVGPLTAINYIEKLENFLKEENSPSFDCKIASSGGRTFVTMDRYESDWSIVERGYQVHILGEGRVFSSLLEAVEKLREEKNYYDQDLPPIVIHENGKPLGTVEDGDSFIFFNFRGDRAIEISRALTEQNFTAFPRKRFPKIFYAGMMQYDGDLKLPELFLVTPPAIDRTMTELLSKASVKQFACSETQKFGHVTYFWNGNRSGKFNAEFEKYVEIPSDLIPFQERPWMKSAEIADETIKQMYANSFEIGRINFANGDMVGHSGDFAATVLSVAAVDLALGRIMKAAKETNTILIVVADHGNADEMFELDKKTKKVVYDKNGLPKLKTSHTLSPVPFVIYNEEILEHKIQLKDNLPLAGLANVAATILELAGFQVPDFYEPSLIEIKGSKTINKKEDILIKKNNENLFQNKNFSERYHHSKIALEFADTIAKLRSPSGCPWDKEQTFLSLRPYLIEEAYETIEAINSLGDKPSQKKLSHFCEELGDILLQVYLHSQVALDDKLFQISDVFENINHKMITRHPHVFKISDNDIKNADDVKIQWEKIKRNEKPENSQHEFQTLLKKALKKRALPTLNFGTELSKRAKKIGFSWRTLPEVFSDVLSEVKELQHEIENNEIDTHKIEDEIGDVIFSLCNLVNFIKETRKDAEHFDFDLMARASCEKFINRFFEMEKIMLEKGAPLDEETAQKISLDQWNDLWSQAKKRRYR, translated from the coding sequence ATGGGCAACACAAAATCATTTCAATTAAATCGCGTATCTCCTTCAAAGGGAAACAGAAAAATATTAACAATTGTAATGGATGGAGTGGGTTACACCAATCCTGGTGCTAATATTACTTCTGAAATGAGCAATGAAAAAGGAATTCTTCCCTCTGAATCCTTTTTAACAGGAAATGCTGTAAATGCAGCGTATACTCCTAATTTACAACGTTTGGTTTCCTGTTCTCTTTTTCGTACCCTCAAGGCTCATGGCACAGCTGTTGGTTTACCAAGTGATGATGATATGGGCAACAGTGAAGTCGGTCATAATGCTCTCGGAGCGGGTCGTATTTTTGCGCAAGGAGCAAAACTTGTAAATGCGGCTCTTGAATCGGGAAATCTTTTTAAGGGTGATGCCTGGCAAAAAGTTGTTAATAGAGAAGATCTTAAAAATAAAACAGCGACCTTACATTTATGTGGACTCCTATCAGATGGAAATGTTCACAGCCATATTGATCATTTATTTGCTTTAATTAAAGGAGCAAAAAAAGAAGGAGTGAAAAAAATCCGTCTACACATGCTACTCGACGGACGAGATGTGGGTCCTTTAACAGCTATAAATTATATTGAAAAACTTGAAAATTTTTTAAAAGAAGAAAATAGTCCAAGTTTTGATTGTAAAATTGCATCAAGTGGGGGGCGCACCTTCGTTACAATGGATCGCTATGAAAGCGATTGGAGCATTGTAGAAAGAGGATATCAAGTCCATATTTTAGGCGAAGGAAGAGTTTTTTCCTCCTTATTGGAAGCTGTTGAAAAATTAAGAGAAGAAAAAAATTATTACGATCAGGACTTGCCTCCTATTGTTATTCATGAAAATGGAAAACCCCTTGGTACAGTTGAAGACGGGGATAGCTTTATATTTTTTAATTTTAGAGGTGATAGAGCAATTGAAATATCGAGAGCTTTAACGGAACAAAATTTTACGGCATTTCCAAGAAAGCGTTTTCCTAAAATTTTTTACGCAGGAATGATGCAATATGATGGTGATTTAAAATTACCCGAGCTCTTTTTAGTAACACCACCCGCCATCGATCGCACCATGACAGAATTATTAAGCAAGGCTTCTGTAAAACAATTTGCTTGCAGCGAAACTCAAAAATTTGGACATGTGACTTATTTTTGGAATGGCAATCGTAGTGGAAAATTTAATGCTGAATTTGAAAAATATGTTGAAATTCCATCGGATTTAATTCCTTTTCAAGAACGTCCGTGGATGAAATCAGCAGAGATTGCTGATGAAACAATTAAACAAATGTATGCTAATTCATTTGAAATTGGTCGGATTAATTTTGCAAATGGCGATATGGTTGGTCATTCCGGTGATTTTGCTGCCACAGTTCTGTCAGTTGCCGCAGTAGATTTAGCTTTAGGTCGTATTATGAAAGCAGCTAAAGAAACAAACACCATTTTAATTGTTGTTGCTGATCATGGTAATGCCGATGAAATGTTTGAACTTGATAAAAAAACAAAAAAAGTAGTTTATGATAAAAATGGTTTGCCAAAGTTGAAAACCAGTCATACTTTATCTCCTGTTCCTTTTGTCATTTATAATGAGGAAATTCTTGAGCATAAAATTCAATTAAAAGATAATCTTCCTCTTGCTGGACTTGCTAATGTGGCAGCTACCATATTGGAATTGGCAGGATTTCAAGTCCCAGATTTTTATGAACCTTCTTTAATTGAAATAAAGGGAAGTAAAACAATAAATAAAAAGGAAGATATTCTGATTAAAAAAAATAATGAGAATTTATTTCAAAATAAAAATTTTTCAGAAAGATATCATCACTCTAAAATTGCTCTTGAATTTGCTGATACCATTGCAAAATTGAGATCTCCCAGCGGCTGTCCTTGGGATAAAGAGCAAACATTTTTATCCTTACGACCTTACTTAATTGAAGAAGCTTATGAAACAATTGAAGCTATAAATTCTTTAGGTGATAAGCCTTCACAAAAAAAATTAAGTCATTTTTGTGAAGAACTTGGTGATATATTGTTGCAAGTTTATTTGCACTCTCAGGTTGCTTTAGATGATAAATTATTTCAAATTAGTGATGTTTTTGAAAATATCAATCATAAAATGATCACGCGACATCCACATGTCTTTAAAATTTCTGATAATGATATTAAGAATGCAGATGATGTGAAAATACAATGGGAAAAAATCAAACGAAATGAAAAACCTGAAAATTCTCAACATGAATTTCAAACACTTCTCAAAAAAGCATTAAAAAAGAGAGCGCTTCCTACTTTAAATTTTGGAACAGAATTATCTAAACGAGCAAAAAAAATTGGTTTTAGTTGGAGAACTTTACCTGAGGTTTTTTCTGATGTGTTATCCGAAGTAAAAGAATTGCAACATGAAATAGAAAATAATGAAATTGATACGCATAAAATTGAAGATGAAATTGGTGATGTTATTTTTTCATTATGTAACCTTGTAAACTTTATTAAGGAAACAAGGAAAGATGCAGAACATTTTGATTTTGATTTGATGGCACGTGCATCCTGTGAAAAATTTATAAATAGATTTTTTGAGATGGAAAAAATTATGCTTGAAAAGGGTGCTCCACTTGATGAAGAAACGGCGCAAAAAATTTCATTAGACCAGTGGAATGATCTGTGGAGCCAGGCTAAAAAAAGACGCTATAGGTAA
- a CDS encoding SseB family protein, protein MVLKNLFGKKDQSKKIENTNTSTSENQEDSSQSEAAQQPSEPTPAVHLETAMVDNARNDTAETRAKVYQELLFSDLLLALSDSAPGEEDADAGKNAGANPSVNVAILANSQGVQFAAAFTSAAAARRWRAEGGQYVSIRGQDVFKLLEPSPAEVIVLNPGSAPFIVLNKVEYRQLAMGIVPQTQRSPVQLNVSPDQAGAASGQNEGMQIAFPPDAFNDIQKEHALKILSSFENIEAAALGAILPPNAAQDSGWLRTVFLRVIGLEENQEKVQSFCLNVRDSMRKDNDYFVETQFEVGVMPDPNFWLAMHQNNFILLDKNPPQMPPSESTAVQH, encoded by the coding sequence ATGGTATTAAAAAATTTATTTGGAAAAAAAGACCAGTCAAAAAAGATTGAAAACACAAATACAAGTACCTCAGAAAATCAGGAAGATTCTTCGCAAAGTGAAGCCGCGCAACAACCCTCAGAACCCACACCTGCTGTGCATCTTGAAACAGCAATGGTTGACAATGCTCGTAACGATACCGCAGAAACCCGTGCCAAAGTTTATCAGGAATTACTCTTTTCTGACTTACTATTAGCACTTTCCGATTCCGCTCCAGGCGAAGAGGATGCCGATGCAGGCAAAAATGCTGGAGCAAATCCTAGCGTAAATGTGGCTATATTAGCAAATTCTCAAGGAGTTCAATTTGCCGCTGCTTTTACCAGCGCTGCCGCCGCACGCAGATGGCGTGCTGAGGGAGGACAATATGTCTCCATTCGTGGACAAGATGTTTTTAAACTTCTTGAGCCCAGCCCTGCGGAAGTCATTGTATTAAACCCGGGTAGTGCTCCTTTTATTGTTCTAAATAAAGTCGAATATCGACAGTTAGCAATGGGTATTGTTCCTCAAACTCAACGTAGTCCAGTACAGCTGAATGTTTCACCAGATCAAGCGGGCGCAGCATCGGGACAAAATGAAGGTATGCAAATTGCATTTCCTCCCGACGCCTTTAACGATATTCAAAAAGAGCATGCTTTAAAAATTCTTTCTTCCTTTGAAAATATAGAAGCGGCCGCTCTCGGTGCCATTCTACCTCCAAATGCGGCACAGGATTCAGGTTGGTTGCGCACTGTTTTCTTAAGAGTCATTGGTCTTGAAGAAAATCAAGAAAAGGTTCAGAGTTTTTGCCTGAATGTTCGAGATTCTATGAGGAAAGATAACGACTATTTTGTTGAAACTCAATTTGAAGTAGGCGTTATGCCCGACCCTAATTTCTGGCTCGCAATGCATCAAAACAATTTTATTTTATTAGATAAAAATCCTCCTCAAATGCCCCCTTCTGAAAGTACAGCTGTGCAGCATTGA
- a CDS encoding SIS domain-containing protein, whose protein sequence is MLDSILENAVKRAEHFSQALLWYKDNLSHNENYRKNFNSLLNELNACARSNNATKQVFFIAVGKSAQVAQLAVSMLVSVGIVARFVHPTEAFHGDLGVVGKNDTVILISNNGRSSELLQLLPGLQERNVTTYVLTSKDDSPLANAAHHLLLIPPFEEMCPLTQAPITSTITSLALCQLLVAATVESREYPIEEYARNHPGGAIGKRIFLKADSLMIQGNDLPLVNKRAPFQSVVSTFTKYSKAAVLVVEEQKFLGLIAEKDLRFAMEKYGASVFELTASDIMNKNPTTIEPGLLAADVLRLMSEKSPPFNLLPVVDKAGNAVGIVRMLDFVAAGVSI, encoded by the coding sequence ATGTTGGATTCTATTCTTGAAAATGCTGTTAAAAGAGCAGAGCATTTTTCTCAAGCATTGTTGTGGTATAAGGATAATTTAAGTCATAATGAAAATTATCGAAAGAATTTTAATTCTTTACTAAATGAACTTAATGCTTGTGCTCGATCAAATAATGCTACAAAGCAAGTTTTTTTTATTGCTGTAGGCAAATCGGCGCAAGTAGCACAGCTTGCTGTTTCTATGCTTGTCAGTGTGGGCATTGTGGCGCGGTTTGTTCATCCTACAGAAGCCTTTCATGGTGATTTAGGTGTTGTAGGAAAAAATGACACGGTTATTTTAATATCTAATAACGGAAGAAGCAGTGAATTATTGCAACTTTTACCGGGCTTACAGGAAAGAAACGTAACAACATATGTTCTCACTTCAAAAGACGATTCCCCTCTGGCAAATGCGGCGCATCATCTTTTATTAATACCACCTTTTGAAGAAATGTGTCCCTTAACTCAGGCACCGATAACAAGCACAATCACCTCTCTTGCTTTGTGTCAGCTTCTCGTTGCGGCCACTGTCGAATCAAGAGAATACCCTATTGAAGAATATGCGCGAAATCATCCTGGTGGTGCTATTGGAAAAAGAATATTTTTAAAAGCAGATTCTCTTATGATTCAAGGTAACGATTTGCCTTTGGTGAATAAAAGAGCTCCTTTTCAATCGGTCGTTTCAACTTTTACAAAGTATTCTAAAGCCGCTGTTTTGGTTGTTGAAGAACAAAAGTTTTTGGGACTTATTGCGGAAAAAGATTTGCGATTTGCTATGGAAAAATATGGAGCAAGCGTATTTGAATTGACCGCATCAGATATTATGAATAAAAATCCAACAACCATTGAACCAGGCCTTTTAGCTGCCGATGTTCTTAGACTTATGAGTGAAAAGTCGCCCCCATTTAATTTGTTACCTGTTGTAGATAAAGCGGGAAATGCGGTTGGTATTGTTCGTATGTTAGATTTTGTAGCAGCAGGTGTCAGTATATAA
- a CDS encoding RelA/SpoT family protein, giving the protein MGSENNKTQPPHGATTALDLPQTPVEDIEKIANDAYTSLKEKCLGYLDLSVEPILYKAYRFAHNLHAGQRRKSGEPYIIHPLAVAEILAEFKMDETSLIAAILHDVVEDTHVSPEEVSKEFGEPVAALVEGLTKLAKVQFRSSQEKMAENFRKMIVAMSRDIRVIIVKLADRTHNMRTLRALNLEKRQRIAEETLEIYAPLAGRLGMYKIKAELEDLCLRELKPSVYYSLIARVAQKKTERDKIIEQAREHLSTRLQESEIKAKVYGRAKHFYSIYRKMSDKQIEFEDIYDLFALRVIVDTPNECYETLGIIHNIYRPVPGRFKDFIAMPKANLYQSLHTTIVAAKGELLEVQIRTAQMHHIAENGIAAHWAYKERRKDPNNTQLNPADFEKFKWLKQIVRHQKELSDPDEFLEAVKVDLFDEEVYVFSPKGDVFELRKGATCLDFAFAIHTDLGLKTTGAKINGRIATLRTRLHSGDVIELLVGNKVRATKDWLNFTTTTKARNKIRAWLRSEERTHSKQIGQEMFEDELTKLGSSFEKLQKSGVFQEINKYFSVGGYEDFVLQIGYGKIDAKGAANKLLNALQLQKPQESGTATDTSKTLQQEMQEARSLQEAFKQRQGKNRAGGEDAVRVQGMTGIVVRMARCCEPLPGQPIVGFVSRSRGVTVHAASCQWALSNDPARRVDCSWNVVSTAAHNVRVRITAHDKPGILAAITKMVSTSQINIAGMECFTNPQKRAVILLKLELADIHQLKDIHQKIEAVDGVIHVERTMG; this is encoded by the coding sequence ATGGGATCTGAAAACAATAAAACACAACCTCCCCATGGGGCAACAACAGCTCTTGATTTACCTCAAACTCCCGTTGAAGATATAGAAAAAATTGCCAATGATGCCTACACCTCTTTAAAAGAGAAATGTTTAGGATATCTCGATCTCTCGGTGGAACCTATACTCTATAAAGCATACCGGTTTGCACACAATTTGCATGCAGGGCAAAGGCGAAAAAGTGGTGAACCCTACATTATTCATCCTCTTGCTGTTGCTGAGATTTTAGCAGAATTTAAAATGGATGAAACCTCTCTTATTGCAGCTATCTTACATGATGTCGTTGAAGACACACATGTTTCTCCCGAAGAAGTATCTAAAGAATTTGGTGAACCAGTTGCTGCTCTTGTGGAAGGTTTAACAAAATTAGCAAAGGTACAATTTCGCTCTTCCCAAGAAAAAATGGCAGAAAATTTTAGAAAAATGATCGTTGCCATGTCTCGTGATATTCGTGTGATTATAGTGAAACTTGCAGATCGTACGCATAATATGCGCACACTAAGAGCGCTTAATTTAGAAAAAAGACAGAGAATTGCTGAAGAAACTCTTGAAATTTATGCCCCTCTCGCAGGAAGACTTGGGATGTATAAAATAAAAGCGGAGCTCGAAGATTTATGCCTGAGAGAGTTAAAACCTTCTGTCTATTATAGCTTAATTGCAAGAGTTGCGCAAAAGAAAACAGAACGCGATAAAATTATCGAACAGGCTCGTGAACACCTTTCCACGCGATTGCAGGAATCCGAAATTAAAGCAAAAGTTTATGGGCGCGCCAAACATTTTTATTCTATATATCGTAAAATGTCTGATAAACAAATTGAATTTGAAGATATTTATGATCTTTTTGCTTTACGTGTGATTGTAGATACTCCTAATGAGTGTTACGAAACTTTAGGAATTATTCATAATATTTACCGCCCTGTGCCAGGACGTTTTAAAGATTTCATCGCAATGCCAAAAGCAAATCTTTATCAAAGTTTGCACACCACCATTGTTGCGGCAAAAGGGGAGCTGCTTGAAGTGCAAATTCGAACAGCTCAAATGCATCATATTGCGGAAAATGGTATTGCAGCCCATTGGGCATATAAAGAAAGAAGAAAAGATCCTAATAATACCCAATTAAATCCTGCTGATTTTGAAAAATTTAAATGGCTAAAACAAATCGTAAGACATCAAAAAGAATTGTCCGATCCCGATGAGTTTTTAGAAGCGGTTAAAGTCGATCTCTTTGATGAAGAAGTCTATGTTTTTTCACCAAAAGGCGATGTTTTTGAATTGAGAAAAGGTGCAACCTGCCTCGATTTTGCCTTCGCAATTCATACAGATTTAGGATTAAAAACTACCGGTGCAAAAATTAATGGTCGAATTGCCACCCTAAGAACCCGTCTCCACAGTGGCGATGTGATTGAATTATTAGTTGGAAATAAGGTTAGAGCTACAAAAGATTGGCTTAATTTTACAACAACTACGAAGGCGCGTAATAAAATTCGTGCCTGGTTAAGAAGCGAAGAGCGCACCCATTCAAAACAAATTGGCCAAGAAATGTTTGAGGATGAGCTTACAAAATTAGGTTCTAGTTTTGAAAAATTGCAAAAATCAGGAGTTTTTCAGGAAATTAATAAATATTTTAGCGTTGGAGGATATGAAGATTTTGTCCTACAAATTGGCTATGGAAAAATCGATGCGAAAGGTGCTGCAAATAAACTTTTAAATGCATTGCAACTACAAAAGCCGCAGGAGAGCGGCACGGCAACAGATACAAGTAAAACTCTGCAACAGGAAATGCAGGAAGCGCGTTCTCTGCAAGAGGCATTTAAACAAAGACAAGGAAAAAATAGAGCCGGTGGTGAGGATGCTGTACGTGTACAAGGCATGACTGGTATTGTGGTGCGTATGGCTCGTTGTTGCGAACCTCTGCCTGGGCAACCCATTGTTGGATTCGTTTCCCGCAGTCGTGGAGTTACGGTGCATGCGGCAAGCTGTCAGTGGGCTTTGTCAAACGATCCCGCGCGACGCGTAGATTGTTCTTGGAATGTGGTCTCAACAGCGGCGCACAATGTGCGTGTTCGCATTACAGCACATGATAAACCAGGTATTTTAGCTGCAATTACAAAAATGGTTTCGACCTCACAAATTAATATTGCGGGAATGGAGTGCTTTACCAATCCACAAAAACGTGCGGTCATATTATTAAAATTAGAATTGGCGGATATTCATCAATTAAAAGATATTCATCAAAAAATTGAAGCCGTTGATGGCGTCATTCATGTAGAAAGAACCATGGGATGA